In Pseudomonas sp. Q1-7, the genomic window CTGGATCGCATGGCCATCGTCGGTGCAGCCGTAGCCTTCGAGGATCGGGCGTATTTCGAGGAAACCTGCCGTCGGGTGATCGACAGCCGTGACCAACTGGTGGCCGAGCTGGGCAAGCTGGGCTTCGAAGTGCTGCCCTCGGCGGCCAACTTCGTCTTCGCCCGCCATCCGCAGAAGGACGCCGCTGGCATTGCTGCGGGCCTGCGCGAGCAGGGTGTGATCGTTCGCCACTTCAAGCAGGAGCGGATTGCTCAGTTCCTTCGCATCACCATTGGTGCGCCGGAGCAGAACCTGGCATTGCTGGCGGCGCTGAAGGCACTCTGAGGGTTTGCCGGCAGCTGACAGAAGCCGAGCGCGGGAGTCCGCCTCGGCTTTTTTCTTGCCTCACTCGTGGTGCGGAGTACCCAGAAAGGTCAGCGAACTGAACAGGCCTTGCTGCTTCACGTCAGGGTCGTTCGGTGTATCCAGTGTGACCTGCGCCGCGACTATGTTCAGACCGGCGTTGCGCACCACTACCGTGGCTCTGCCCTGCGCATCGGTCTTCGCGCTCACCGCGTCGGGTTCGCTGCGATAGTCGCCGATCAGTTCGATGCCTGCGGCCGGCTTGCCATCCAGCAGCACCCGGACCGGCAGTGGCTTGCCCGGCCCGACGGCGAGCGGATCGACCTCCGGTACAATCGCCAGGCGAATGCGCTTGAGGTCCGGCTGCTGGGCGCCGGCCTGGTAGTAGGCCAGGCTGTACTTCCAGGTATGGATGGAAGCGATGGCGCCGGGCACTTGCCGCTGTCCCCGGTTGATCCACCGCTGATCGGCGGTCTGCGACCAGGGGCCGTTGTCCAGGGCCACCGCCAGGGTAGCCGGGACGTTCAGCGGTTTGAGCCGAGCGTGGTCCGACAGGCGCTCCACGGTCACCGGCACCATCCGACCCTGGCCGTCGAAGGCCCAGGCACCGCTGACTTTCTCCGCCTTGAAGGCGTCATCCTCGGCTCCGTGGCCGTAGATCACCTCGATGTTGCCGCGGCGCTGCTCCGTCCAGAGGCCGTGGGCCTGGGCCTGGCCGATCGTGAAAACGGCGAGGAAGGGGGTGATGAGGAAACGTTTATCCAGTCCCATGAAGGTTCCTTTCAGAGGTTGAGGGTGAAGCTGAGGTTGAGGTTGCGCGGCTCGCCCGGCATGACCCAGACGCTGTTGTACGAGCGCTCGTAATATTTGCGATCGAAGAGGTTGTTGACGTTCAGCCCGAGGGTCACCTGCTCGCTGGTCTTGTAGTGGGCGAGCAGGTCGAGGGTGGCGTAGGCGGGCAGTTCGAACTGGCTGCCGGCCTGGCCGGAACGGTCGCCGACGTAGTTGAACGCCGCGCCGAGGTCGGAGCCCCGCAGGCGGCCATCCTGGAATTCATAGACCGCCATGAGACTGCCGCTGTGTTCCGGAATACCCAGCAAGCGGCTGCCTTCGGGCAGGGTGTTGTCTTTGGTGACCTCGGCATCGATGTAGGCGTAGGCGCCGATGATGCGCAGGGCGGTGCTCAGTTGGCCGCTGACCTGAAGGTCCAGGCCCTGGCTGCGCGCGCGCCCGGCGGCGATGCTCTCGCCCGGCGCGTTCGGGTCGGCTGTGAGCACGTTCTCCTTGTCGATGTGGAAAAGGGCGATCGTCGCGCCCAGGCGTCCGTCCAGCATGTCGAGCCTGAGACCCGCTTCCTTGCCGAGCCCTTCCTCCGGCTCGAATACCGTCCCCCGGCTGCCGATGGTGTTGGGTTTGGACGACGTGGCAGCGTTGGCGAACAGGCCGATTTCGGGGCTCAGTTGGTATAGCAGTCCGGTGCGCAGGGTGATGGCGTCCTTGCTCTGCGAATCGCGGACACCGGTGGCGCGGTTCAGCGCGGACTGTTCGAAATGTTCGAAGCGCGCACCGAGGAGACCTTTCCACCCACCACCGAAATCGATCTGGTCCTGCAGGTTGAGGGCGTGGCTTTCCACCTGCTCGAAGAAGTCGTTGGGATTGACCAGAGGTGGTTTCGGCTGGCCATACACCGGGTTGTAGATGTCCAGCCCATAATCCAGTGAGGTCCGGCTCTGCGGATATTTCTGGCTGTTGCGGTAGTTCTCGTACTCGACGCCGACGAGGGGCTGGTGCAGCCAGGCGCCGGTTTCGAACGCCCCATGCAACTCCAGCTGGCTGATGCTGTCGTTCCACTCGAAGTCGCGCTGGCGATGGAAGCGGCTCACCTCGGTACCGATCAGGCGCGAGGTTTCCGAGGAGTCGCCGTGCAGGTGGCCCTGGGCATAGTGGTTGGCCAGGCGCAACTTCCAGCTGTCGTTGAGCTGCTGCTCCAGGCTGGCCTGGAGCATCTGGTTGCGGTTGCGGATATCGCCGTCGTTGGGCTCGCCGAGGAAGGTAGAGCGTTTCACCGAACCCAACTCGCCATTCACCGCCGGAATGCCGCGGTCGAACACCGCGTCGTGCTGCACGAACTCGGATTCCAGGAGCAGGCGCGTATCGGAGGTCAACTGCCAGCTCAGGGAGGGACTGACCACCAGGCGCTGGCTGCCGACATGATCGCGGAAGCTGCCATTGTCCTCGGTGGCCAGGTTGATGCGGGAAAGCACCTGCGCCTGGTCGTCCAGGGGCGAGTTGACATCCAGGGTGGCGCGATAGCGGTCCCAGCTCCCCGCGCTGGCCTTGAAATGGGTGAAGGCGTCGGCCTGGGGCTTCTTGGTGACGATGTTCACAGTGCCCCCCGGATCGCCACGGCCATAGAGACTGGCGGCAGGCCCCTTGAGGACTTCGATGCGCTCGATGCCGGAGGCGTCGGGCGAGCTGTAGCTACCGCGATTGACGGCGAAGCCGTTCTTGTACAGCTCGCCGGTGGTGAAGCCGCGAATGCTGTAGGAAAGGAATGTCAGCCCGCCGAAGTTGTTCTGTCGCGATACTCCGCCGGCGAAGTCCAGCGCGCGATCGATGCGGGTGGCGTCCAGGTCCTCGAGCACCTGGGCTGGGACCACGCTGATGGCCTGGGGAATGTCGCGGATATCGGTATCGGTGCGTGTGGCACTGGCCGAGCGTGTCGCGCGATAGCCTTGTACCGGGCTGTCGGCGTTTTCCTGGAGACTGCTGTCGATTCGAATGTCCTCCAGCTCCAGAGGATGGTCGGCTTCGGCGGCGGCTGCTTCACCGAGAAGGCTCAGCAGCAGCCCGGTGATGGGGGCCAGGTGGCGGGATGGCATCAAATTGTCTCTCTAGATGTAATAACATAACATTTTGAGAGATGAGAATTGTTCCTGTCCAGTCCATGACCACACTTTTGCGCGACGCCGGACAGGAAAACGGCGCCCGAAGGCGCCGCTGCTGTCGATCAGTTACCGCCGTTGCTGTTGGGGGGCGGGCGAACGCCGACTTCCGCGGCCAGCTCCAGTTCCTGACCGTTGCGCATCACCTGGATGCTGACTTTCTCGCCGGGGCGGGTGCGGGCCACCTGGTTCATCGAGCGGCGACCGTCGCCTGCCGGCTCGCCATCGATGCTGAGAATGATGTCGCCGGGCTGCAGGGCCGCGCGCTGGGCCGGACTGTCGCGATAGATGCCAGCGACCACGATGCCGGGGCGGCCTTCCAGGCCGAAGGATTCGGCCAGTTCCGGGGTCAGCGGCTGCACCTCGATGCCGAGCCAGCCGCGGATCACCGAGCCGTGTTCGATGATCGCCTTCATCACTTCCAGCGCCAGCTTGACCGGGATGGCAAAGCCGATGCCCTGAGAGCCGCCGGACTTGGAGAAGATCGCGGTGTTGATGCCGATCAGGTTGCCGTTGGCGTCCACCAGGGCGCCTCCGGAGTTCCCCGGGTTGATCGCAGCATCGGTCTGGATGAAGTCTTCGTACGTGTTCAGGCCCAGCTGGTTGCGGCCGGTGGCGCTGATGATGCCCATGGTCACGGTCTGGCCGACACCAAAGGGGTTGCCGATGGCCAGGGAGACGTCGCCGATGCGGATGTTGTCCGAGCGTCCGAGGGTGATGGAGGGCAGGTCCTTGAGGTCGATCTTCAGCACCGCCAGGTCGGTTTCCGGGTCGCTGCCCACCAAGCGCGCCAGGGTCTCGCGGCCATCCTTGAGGGCTACCACTATCTGGTCGGCGCCGGCAGTCACGTGGTTGTTGGTCAGCAGGTAGCCTTCCGGACTCATGATCACCGCCGAACCCAGGCTGGATTCCATGCGCCGCTGGCGCGGCAGGTTGTCGCCGAAGAAACGGCGGAACTGCGGGTCTTCGAACAGCGGGTGGGCCGGTTTGCTGACCATCTTGGTGGTATAGAGGTTGGCCACGGCAGGAGACGCGCTGGTGACCGCATCGGCATAGGAGTCAGGTCCGCGGCGGGTGAAATTGAACTTGGGCGCTTCCTGCAGATGCACTTCCTGGTGGGGCAGGCCGACCCATTCCGGGTATTGCTGGATGATCAGCAGTGCAACGAGCACGCCGACCGTCAGAGGCCAGCCGATAAATCGCAGCGCCTTGAGCATCGAGGGAGAATCCTGAGGGTTGCGAGGGGCGAGGGGGCCCCTTAAGGTGGCGCCATTATACGAGGGCGTCTGTTAAAAACGAGCCGTCCGCAACAGCTTGTGAGGAATGCCATGGCCATCGCCCTGAACACCCTGGTGGAGGAAGCGGAGCGTTACCTGAACGCCTCGCGCATCCAGGATTACTGCCCCAACGGCCTGCAGGTCGAGGGCCGTCCCCACGTCAGTCGGATCGTCACTGGCGTCACCGCCAGCCAGGCGCTGCTGGATGCCGCCGTGGAGGCCGAGGCGGACGTGGTGCTGGTACACCACGGCTACTTCTGGAAAGGCGAAAATCCCTGCGTGGTGGGCATGAAACAGCGCCGCCTGAAGACCTTGCTGGCCAACGACGTCAGCCTGCTGGCCTACCATCTGCCGTTGGACCTGCATCCCGAGGTGGGCAACAACGTCCAGCTCGCACGTCAGTTGGACATCATCGTCGAAGGCCCTCTGGAGCCGGACAATCCCCGCACCGTCGGCCTGGTGGGCTCCCTCGTCGAACCGATGACCGCCGCCGATTTCGCCCGCCGCGTGCGCGAAGTGCTCGGCCGTGAGCCGCTGCTGGTGGAGGGTGAGCGGATGATCAGTCGCATCGGCTGGTGCACCGGCGGTGGGCAGGGCTACATCGATACCGCCATTGCCGCGGGCGTCGACCTGTACCTGACTGGCGAAGCATCGGAGCAGACATTCCACAGCGCGCGGGAGAATGGCATCAGCTTCATCGCCGCCGGCCACCACGCCACCGAGCGTTATGGGGTGCAGGCGCTGGGCGATTACCTGGCGCGGCGCTTCGCACTGGAACACCTGTTCATCGATTGCCCGAACCCCGTATGAAACCGGGCCGGGCAGCATCAACCCGGCCGGCATATCTCTAGACTGTTTCGTTCTAAACAAGCCCCTCAATAGAAGGGAGGGGCTGTGTTAGAGTGCCCGCTCGCCCACGGCCCGCCGGCCGTCGTATCAGAAAGAACTTCGTGAGTAGCCATGCTCGATAAACTGACGCACCTGAAACAGCTGGAGGCGGAGAGCATCCACATCATTCGTGAAGTGGCCGCCGAATTCGACAACCCGGTGATGCTCTATTCCATCGGTAAAGACTCCGCCGTCATGCTGCACCTGGCGCGCAAGGCGTTCTTCCCCGGCAAGCTGCCTTTCCCCGTCATGCATGTCGACACCCGGTGGAAATTCCAGGAGATGTACAGCT contains:
- a CDS encoding DUF4198 domain-containing protein, which encodes MGLDKRFLITPFLAVFTIGQAQAHGLWTEQRRGNIEVIYGHGAEDDAFKAEKVSGAWAFDGQGRMVPVTVERLSDHARLKPLNVPATLAVALDNGPWSQTADQRWINRGQRQVPGAIASIHTWKYSLAYYQAGAQQPDLKRIRLAIVPEVDPLAVGPGKPLPVRVLLDGKPAAGIELIGDYRSEPDAVSAKTDAQGRATVVVRNAGLNIVAAQVTLDTPNDPDVKQQGLFSSLTFLGTPHHE
- a CDS encoding TonB-dependent siderophore receptor, whose product is MPSRHLAPITGLLLSLLGEAAAAEADHPLELEDIRIDSSLQENADSPVQGYRATRSASATRTDTDIRDIPQAISVVPAQVLEDLDATRIDRALDFAGGVSRQNNFGGLTFLSYSIRGFTTGELYKNGFAVNRGSYSSPDASGIERIEVLKGPAASLYGRGDPGGTVNIVTKKPQADAFTHFKASAGSWDRYRATLDVNSPLDDQAQVLSRINLATEDNGSFRDHVGSQRLVVSPSLSWQLTSDTRLLLESEFVQHDAVFDRGIPAVNGELGSVKRSTFLGEPNDGDIRNRNQMLQASLEQQLNDSWKLRLANHYAQGHLHGDSSETSRLIGTEVSRFHRQRDFEWNDSISQLELHGAFETGAWLHQPLVGVEYENYRNSQKYPQSRTSLDYGLDIYNPVYGQPKPPLVNPNDFFEQVESHALNLQDQIDFGGGWKGLLGARFEHFEQSALNRATGVRDSQSKDAITLRTGLLYQLSPEIGLFANAATSSKPNTIGSRGTVFEPEEGLGKEAGLRLDMLDGRLGATIALFHIDKENVLTADPNAPGESIAAGRARSQGLDLQVSGQLSTALRIIGAYAYIDAEVTKDNTLPEGSRLLGIPEHSGSLMAVYEFQDGRLRGSDLGAAFNYVGDRSGQAGSQFELPAYATLDLLAHYKTSEQVTLGLNVNNLFDRKYYERSYNSVWVMPGEPRNLNLSFTLNL
- the algW gene encoding Do family serine endopeptidase AlgW; translation: MLKALRFIGWPLTVGVLVALLIIQQYPEWVGLPHQEVHLQEAPKFNFTRRGPDSYADAVTSASPAVANLYTTKMVSKPAHPLFEDPQFRRFFGDNLPRQRRMESSLGSAVIMSPEGYLLTNNHVTAGADQIVVALKDGRETLARLVGSDPETDLAVLKIDLKDLPSITLGRSDNIRIGDVSLAIGNPFGVGQTVTMGIISATGRNQLGLNTYEDFIQTDAAINPGNSGGALVDANGNLIGINTAIFSKSGGSQGIGFAIPVKLALEVMKAIIEHGSVIRGWLGIEVQPLTPELAESFGLEGRPGIVVAGIYRDSPAQRAALQPGDIILSIDGEPAGDGRRSMNQVARTRPGEKVSIQVMRNGQELELAAEVGVRPPPNSNGGN
- a CDS encoding Nif3-like dinuclear metal center hexameric protein; the encoded protein is MAIALNTLVEEAERYLNASRIQDYCPNGLQVEGRPHVSRIVTGVTASQALLDAAVEAEADVVLVHHGYFWKGENPCVVGMKQRRLKTLLANDVSLLAYHLPLDLHPEVGNNVQLARQLDIIVEGPLEPDNPRTVGLVGSLVEPMTAADFARRVREVLGREPLLVEGERMISRIGWCTGGGQGYIDTAIAAGVDLYLTGEASEQTFHSARENGISFIAAGHHATERYGVQALGDYLARRFALEHLFIDCPNPV